Proteins encoded in a region of the Natrarchaeobius halalkaliphilus genome:
- a CDS encoding methyl-accepting chemotaxis protein yields the protein MSILIVLLAIGAAGMVGYAQVDQTLETETQETLESAASQQSDAMNEWLQVREFEARMISEYEGVTAEDPSAVEAAIEPRQASLDRSGIHVINVEAETIVASTSLENGASFDDHDFPWARGNLDDEFSGRSDVWISDQSYQVPGGGQTHAVGFATDVSGTNRIVVLDASLELRNQQLDDGVQWTSFVNADGDPVLLAEDDASDDFDRDAVAAAAETGDGQFVRDDPVQAYQSVDRTDWVAVTSIPESEAFAVQQTVGMNVLLIVASALVALVFIGVVLGRQTVFPLHRLQSKATQMGSGDLNVDLTTSRVDEIGRFYAAFDDMRVSLREQIEKTETAREDAERERKRVGRLNDELEHAATQYSTVMQSAAAGDLTVRMDAESDNDAMVAIAAEFNEMITEIESTIDRLNAFAAEVATASERVTASSEEVRSASEQVAQATQEISTGAERQHESLQTANQEIEQLSTTTQQIAASSNQVADIAARTADTGQRGRRAATAAIDGMDEIETDVEGTVSEIRQLEDEVQQIDELIDWIKEIAKQTNMLALNANIEASRSVTNEEDGGFGAVAEEFKELSNDAKYAAQQVETRLEAIREQTERSATEVTETNAAVDSASERVQDAVDALEAIAEYARETNEGVQEISAATEEQAATTQEVVAIVDDAATISDETTAEAESVAAAAEEQTSAMSEVSESVSDLSGQATQLSEALDRFETETTGDEIESTLLAEPGAEPDIDEDRGENGGEGTDDGPMDDTRGASFEFDQ from the coding sequence GGAGTGACCGCCGAAGATCCGTCGGCGGTCGAAGCGGCGATCGAACCGCGCCAGGCGTCGCTCGATCGAAGCGGGATCCACGTAATCAACGTCGAAGCGGAAACGATCGTCGCCAGCACCTCTCTCGAAAACGGCGCCTCGTTCGACGATCACGACTTCCCGTGGGCACGAGGGAATCTCGATGACGAGTTCTCCGGTCGAAGCGACGTGTGGATCTCCGATCAGTCCTATCAAGTCCCCGGCGGTGGCCAGACGCACGCCGTTGGCTTCGCTACGGACGTCTCGGGGACCAACCGTATCGTCGTCCTGGACGCCTCGCTCGAGTTGCGAAACCAACAACTCGACGACGGGGTCCAGTGGACGTCGTTCGTCAACGCCGACGGCGATCCGGTTCTGCTCGCAGAAGACGACGCCTCCGACGACTTCGACCGAGATGCGGTCGCCGCAGCCGCCGAAACAGGCGACGGACAGTTCGTCAGGGACGATCCGGTCCAGGCGTATCAGTCGGTCGACCGGACGGACTGGGTTGCGGTCACGAGCATCCCCGAATCGGAGGCGTTTGCGGTCCAGCAGACGGTCGGAATGAACGTGCTGTTGATCGTCGCCTCTGCACTCGTCGCGCTCGTGTTCATCGGCGTCGTGCTGGGTCGACAGACCGTGTTCCCGCTCCACCGTCTCCAGTCGAAAGCTACACAGATGGGATCGGGCGACCTGAACGTCGACCTGACCACATCGCGCGTCGACGAGATTGGCCGGTTCTACGCGGCGTTCGACGATATGCGCGTCTCGCTGCGCGAGCAGATAGAAAAGACGGAGACCGCACGCGAGGATGCAGAACGCGAGCGAAAGCGCGTCGGCCGACTGAACGACGAACTCGAACACGCGGCGACTCAGTACAGTACAGTAATGCAGTCGGCCGCCGCCGGCGATCTCACCGTCCGAATGGACGCCGAAAGCGATAACGACGCGATGGTCGCGATCGCTGCGGAGTTCAACGAGATGATTACCGAGATCGAATCCACCATCGACCGTCTCAACGCGTTCGCCGCCGAAGTCGCCACCGCATCCGAACGGGTTACCGCCTCGAGCGAAGAGGTCCGGTCCGCATCTGAACAGGTTGCGCAAGCCACCCAGGAAATCTCGACAGGAGCCGAGCGACAACACGAATCGCTGCAGACGGCAAACCAGGAGATCGAACAGCTCTCGACGACGACACAACAGATCGCCGCTTCCTCGAATCAGGTGGCCGACATCGCAGCACGGACAGCCGACACCGGCCAACGCGGACGGCGGGCCGCGACGGCTGCGATCGACGGGATGGACGAGATCGAAACCGACGTCGAGGGAACGGTCTCGGAAATCCGCCAGCTCGAAGACGAGGTTCAACAGATCGACGAGTTGATCGACTGGATCAAAGAGATCGCAAAGCAAACGAACATGCTGGCGCTGAACGCCAACATCGAAGCGTCACGGTCCGTAACGAACGAAGAGGACGGCGGCTTCGGTGCGGTCGCAGAAGAGTTCAAAGAGCTCTCGAACGACGCCAAATACGCTGCCCAACAGGTCGAAACCCGTCTCGAAGCCATTCGGGAACAGACCGAACGATCCGCAACGGAGGTCACCGAGACCAACGCCGCCGTCGACAGCGCCAGCGAGCGGGTTCAAGACGCCGTCGACGCCCTCGAAGCGATCGCCGAATACGCTCGAGAAACCAATGAGGGAGTCCAGGAAATTTCGGCTGCGACCGAAGAGCAAGCCGCGACGACCCAGGAAGTCGTTGCGATCGTCGACGACGCAGCGACGATCAGCGACGAAACCACTGCCGAGGCGGAATCCGTAGCCGCTGCCGCCGAAGAACAGACCTCCGCGATGAGCGAAGTGTCGGAATCTGTCTCCGATCTCTCCGGTCAGGCGACTCAGCTCTCCGAAGCGCTCGATCGGTTCGAAACGGAAACGACGGGTGATGAGATCGAGTCGACGCTTCTGGCGGAGCCAGGTGCTGAACCCGATATCGACGAGGATCGGGGCGAAAACGGAGGGGAGGGCACGGACGACGGTCCGATGGACGATACTCGAGGAGCCTCCTTCGAATTCGACCAGTAA
- a CDS encoding aminotransferase class V-fold PLP-dependent enzyme, producing the protein MGDRTVYDDLGVPRVVNATGTKTRIGGSRIRPEALEAMERAANEFVRLSDLQANASDLISEVTGAEAGYVTSGADAGMLLSAAAAMAGNDVDAMTQLPDTSGVPAEIIMPRTHRTGYDHAFRAAGATIVDVGTNDRALGTGSTAVELWEIENAISDRTAAIGYVQKSYTEPPLSAVTDVAAKHDVPVIVDAAAELPPKSNLSRFIEDGADLVVFSGGKAIRGPQTTGLVAGRTDLIQSIALQHLDMHAASEVWEPPEQLIDLEEIDGVPRQGIGRPMKVGKEELVGLIVALESFLDSDPNALRDRWYSDAEYISKAIESVDGVETRLVAGGDTSVASEVEVHVDSDTAACSATELVRGLRSESPRIFVGADRLDEAVVTINPMCLEDGERDYVVDRVRTHLERQ; encoded by the coding sequence ATGGGAGACCGAACTGTCTACGACGATCTGGGTGTTCCCCGGGTCGTCAACGCTACCGGTACGAAAACCCGAATCGGCGGCAGTCGAATTCGTCCGGAGGCACTCGAGGCGATGGAACGCGCTGCGAACGAATTCGTGAGACTCTCTGATCTACAGGCAAACGCGAGCGATCTCATCTCCGAGGTCACCGGTGCGGAAGCCGGCTACGTAACCTCCGGTGCGGATGCCGGTATGCTTCTCTCCGCCGCCGCGGCGATGGCTGGCAACGATGTCGATGCCATGACGCAGCTGCCGGATACGTCCGGCGTGCCCGCCGAAATCATCATGCCACGGACCCATCGGACCGGCTACGACCACGCCTTTCGGGCGGCCGGGGCGACGATCGTCGACGTCGGGACCAACGATCGAGCGCTCGGAACCGGTTCGACGGCCGTCGAACTGTGGGAGATCGAAAACGCGATTTCGGACCGGACCGCTGCCATCGGTTACGTCCAAAAGTCCTACACAGAACCGCCGCTGTCGGCTGTTACCGACGTCGCGGCGAAGCACGACGTTCCCGTTATCGTCGATGCGGCCGCCGAACTCCCGCCGAAATCGAACCTATCACGGTTCATCGAGGATGGCGCGGATCTCGTCGTCTTCAGCGGCGGCAAAGCGATCCGGGGCCCCCAGACGACCGGTCTCGTCGCGGGACGCACGGACCTGATTCAGTCGATCGCCCTCCAGCATCTCGACATGCACGCCGCGAGCGAAGTCTGGGAACCGCCGGAGCAGTTGATCGATCTCGAGGAGATCGATGGCGTGCCCCGCCAGGGAATCGGCCGGCCGATGAAAGTCGGAAAGGAAGAACTCGTCGGCCTCATCGTCGCCCTCGAGTCCTTCCTCGACAGTGATCCGAACGCGCTTCGGGACCGGTGGTACAGCGACGCCGAATACATCTCGAAGGCGATCGAATCCGTCGATGGCGTCGAGACGAGACTCGTTGCGGGCGGTGATACCTCGGTTGCATCTGAGGTCGAAGTGCACGTGGATTCCGATACAGCCGCCTGCTCTGCGACGGAACTGGTCCGCGGGCTTCGATCGGAGTCCCCGCGAATATTCGTCGGTGCGGACCGCCTGGACGAAGCCGTCGTGACGATCAATCCGATGTGTCTCGAGGACGGCGAACGCGACTACGTCGTCGATCGCGTTCGCACGCACCTCGAGCGTCAGTGA
- a CDS encoding NADH-ubiquinone oxidoreductase-F iron-sulfur binding region domain-containing protein translates to MTDESGTVRRSPVVRVAADVSSQRADRVCEVARDAADAVPVVRTGPTGVDAIEPLVLLTDGGRTVLFPDPAPSAVSDLVTAFESDGVPAASTDATVDHDPDATALPTPETGALSVGCRRVLGPCGWADPLEPADHALRSSERHAGTVADVGILGRGRGDAREDEPAADAWELARETDGDPVVVVNANEPDDRHRADRTLLAGAPIAVLDGVAAVAAYVGAEDAVIYLNERDEELERHLRRAVDAAADALSIVPEVVVGPDEYRAGAPTAALEVMEGADRIEPRRKPPTPAEYGLYGRPTVVHTPRTFAQVQRALRDPDSFDADAPDPGTRLVTVTGDVDAPATVELDSATELAAVREAVSMTGAFKMACVGGVFGGITADLDVVDSEPAIAAAGLGTDGVVELLNDDRCPVATAGERARFASLENSGRCVPGREGTKQLTELLRETYLGSFRSDEIRELGRVMSRSSNCRIGACAPRPVISAMNEFEPEFRVHADGRCPNGTCFENR, encoded by the coding sequence ATGACGGATGAATCAGGAACCGTTCGCCGTTCTCCGGTCGTCCGCGTCGCGGCGGACGTCTCCTCACAGCGGGCCGACCGCGTCTGCGAGGTCGCCCGCGACGCCGCGGATGCAGTTCCGGTCGTCCGCACGGGACCGACCGGTGTCGACGCCATAGAGCCGCTGGTTCTTTTGACCGACGGAGGACGGACCGTCCTCTTCCCCGATCCGGCCCCGTCCGCAGTCTCCGACCTCGTGACGGCGTTCGAGTCGGACGGCGTTCCAGCGGCGTCGACCGACGCGACGGTCGACCACGATCCGGACGCGACCGCGTTACCGACCCCCGAAACGGGCGCGCTGTCGGTCGGCTGTCGGCGCGTTCTCGGACCCTGCGGCTGGGCCGACCCGCTCGAGCCGGCGGACCACGCGCTCCGCTCGAGCGAGCGACACGCTGGCACGGTCGCGGACGTGGGAATACTCGGCCGCGGCAGGGGTGACGCCCGCGAGGACGAGCCGGCCGCTGACGCGTGGGAACTGGCCCGTGAGACGGACGGCGACCCCGTCGTCGTCGTCAACGCGAACGAACCCGACGACCGACACCGAGCGGACCGAACGCTCCTCGCGGGGGCCCCGATTGCGGTCCTCGACGGCGTCGCGGCCGTCGCGGCGTACGTTGGGGCCGAGGACGCGGTGATCTACCTGAACGAACGCGACGAAGAACTCGAGCGCCACCTTCGACGGGCCGTGGACGCGGCCGCGGACGCCCTTTCGATCGTTCCCGAGGTGGTCGTCGGTCCCGACGAGTACCGCGCCGGCGCGCCGACGGCCGCGCTCGAGGTGATGGAGGGTGCGGACAGGATCGAACCGCGCCGGAAGCCGCCGACGCCCGCCGAGTACGGGCTCTACGGCCGCCCGACGGTCGTCCACACGCCGCGGACCTTCGCGCAGGTCCAGCGAGCGCTCCGCGATCCGGACTCGTTCGACGCGGACGCGCCCGATCCGGGAACGCGGCTCGTGACCGTCACCGGCGACGTCGACGCGCCGGCGACCGTCGAGCTCGATTCGGCGACGGAACTCGCGGCCGTTCGCGAGGCCGTCTCGATGACCGGCGCGTTCAAGATGGCCTGCGTCGGCGGCGTCTTCGGCGGCATAACCGCCGACCTGGACGTCGTCGACTCCGAACCGGCGATCGCGGCGGCCGGTCTCGGGACCGACGGCGTCGTCGAACTGCTGAACGACGACCGCTGTCCGGTCGCGACCGCTGGCGAACGGGCGCGGTTTGCCTCGCTCGAGAACAGCGGCCGATGCGTTCCGGGACGTGAAGGGACGAAACAGCTTACCGAACTGTTGCGCGAGACGTATCTGGGTTCGTTCCGGAGCGACGAGATCCGCGAACTGGGCCGCGTCATGTCGCGCTCGAGCAACTGTCGAATCGGAGCCTGCGCACCGCGGCCCGTGATATCGGCGATGAACGAGTTCGAACCCGAGTTCCGGGTTCACGCGGACGGACGCTGTCCGAACGGAACCTGCTTCGAAAACCGATGA
- the fdhF gene encoding formate dehydrogenase subunit alpha, with amino-acid sequence MSMDDPLPRVPAIDDPRERTPVTATFETGTANDPPVGTAGDSPTTLSIDGTAVTVPPGSTIIDAIQAIDDGVVTVGPGTDALEDAADVPALCYYDRDGDGADEIGPRSECRTCMVDTDERGLVPACSYPAEDGLAVRTDTPNAEESRSVNLDLVLSNHNLRCTTCNGNGRCELQDAAIDEGVDHPRYGVFADRDEYEPIDDTSSFIQIDRNKCILCNRCVDGCNDVQVEGVLRIEGHGEDTRIGFQSEAETMAESECVSCGHCATVCPTGALTEKGIGGVGTLPLPGFTQRNSIGTVVETDDVETLDETTAPNRTPAPGGADGPQSAGGPDGDESTGVARYAQAARDRATNMAAEYGHRAMLAGEHTAERIAMASLSEGRLFDVADLVSDVRLDRIDVEETTCGFCAVGCRFEMVGKDGETLGVEPVEEPSAAPANDFSTCVKGKFGHEFANSERRLTEPLVRTESGEFTAVSWDEALEYVAENLDRIQREHGVDAVGCLASSKGTNEEAYLVQKFARQVLGTKNIDNCARLCHSSTVAALQQTVGYGAMTNRINEDVGEADAYLITGSNTTESHPVLATRIKQNVRDGADLLVFDPRKVGVAEHADQYTRTRPGYDVAWINGLIRYVVEHDLHDEAFVERNTTGFVDLREKVEPYTPERVEELTGVPADELESAAETLAAADTVVFGWAMGMTQSSHGTQNVLALANLALALGQVGKPGAGLSPFRGQNNVQGGGGDMGTLPGSLPGYQDPADDDVGATFADAWGERPPAEPGLTVPEMFDEANAGNLRGMYVVGENPALSEPDVDHAGEALEALEFLVVQDIFMTETAEHADVVLPAATSPEKHGTFTNTERRIQRVRPTAEPPGTARQDWEITQELANRLGRDWAYDHPREIMDEISDLVPIYGGVSYERLEEGPQHGLQWPCPTEDHPGTPYLYDYEDGNFNFDDGLARFVPADSGHPGEIPDEEYPLTLTSGRVLYHWHTGQLTRRVEGLMSHVGESFVEIHPELAAKLDVADGDYVRVESRRGEIVVRARVSDRVDAGTLFIPMHFAAGAVNKLTQKTFDPRSGIPEYKVSSVRVEALGPETDADVLRTPDVGAGGGTAVDD; translated from the coding sequence ATGAGTATGGACGATCCACTTCCGAGAGTACCGGCGATCGACGACCCGAGAGAACGGACGCCGGTGACGGCGACGTTCGAGACCGGAACGGCGAACGACCCACCCGTCGGCACCGCCGGCGACAGTCCCACGACGCTTTCGATCGACGGAACGGCGGTGACCGTTCCGCCCGGTTCGACGATCATCGACGCGATACAGGCGATCGACGACGGGGTCGTGACCGTCGGCCCGGGAACCGACGCACTCGAGGACGCAGCCGACGTTCCCGCTCTCTGTTACTACGATCGGGACGGCGACGGGGCCGACGAGATCGGTCCGAGAAGCGAGTGCCGGACCTGTATGGTCGATACCGACGAACGGGGCCTCGTCCCCGCCTGTTCGTATCCGGCCGAGGACGGGTTGGCAGTTCGGACCGATACCCCGAACGCCGAGGAGAGCCGGAGCGTCAACCTCGATCTCGTTCTCTCGAACCACAACCTCCGCTGTACGACCTGTAACGGGAACGGCCGGTGTGAACTGCAGGACGCCGCGATCGACGAGGGCGTCGACCATCCGCGCTACGGCGTGTTCGCGGACCGAGACGAGTACGAGCCGATCGACGACACTTCCTCGTTCATCCAGATCGACCGGAACAAGTGCATCCTCTGTAACCGGTGCGTCGACGGCTGCAACGACGTGCAGGTGGAGGGCGTCCTCCGGATCGAGGGCCACGGCGAGGACACACGGATCGGGTTTCAGTCGGAGGCGGAGACGATGGCCGAGTCGGAGTGCGTCTCGTGCGGGCACTGTGCGACGGTCTGTCCGACCGGCGCGCTCACCGAGAAGGGGATCGGCGGCGTCGGAACGCTGCCGCTTCCCGGCTTCACGCAACGCAATTCCATCGGAACGGTCGTCGAAACCGACGACGTCGAGACGCTGGACGAGACGACCGCGCCAAACCGAACCCCCGCTCCCGGCGGAGCCGACGGCCCCCAATCCGCCGGTGGACCGGACGGGGACGAATCGACGGGAGTCGCTCGCTACGCACAAGCCGCCAGGGACCGGGCGACGAATATGGCCGCCGAGTACGGCCACAGGGCGATGCTGGCCGGCGAACACACCGCCGAACGAATCGCGATGGCGTCGCTGTCAGAGGGGAGGCTCTTCGACGTCGCCGATCTCGTCAGCGACGTCCGTCTCGATCGGATCGACGTCGAGGAGACGACGTGTGGCTTCTGTGCGGTCGGCTGTCGGTTCGAGATGGTAGGGAAAGACGGCGAGACGCTCGGCGTCGAACCGGTCGAAGAACCGTCCGCGGCACCCGCGAACGACTTCTCGACCTGCGTGAAGGGGAAGTTCGGCCACGAGTTCGCCAACAGCGAACGACGGCTGACGGAGCCGCTCGTCCGAACCGAATCCGGCGAATTTACGGCCGTTTCGTGGGACGAGGCGCTCGAGTACGTCGCCGAGAACCTCGATCGGATCCAGCGCGAACACGGCGTAGACGCCGTCGGCTGTCTCGCCTCATCGAAGGGGACGAACGAGGAAGCGTATCTCGTCCAGAAGTTCGCCAGACAGGTCCTCGGAACGAAAAATATCGACAACTGCGCCCGTCTCTGTCACTCCTCGACGGTCGCCGCGCTCCAGCAGACGGTCGGCTACGGCGCGATGACCAACCGCATCAACGAGGACGTCGGCGAAGCGGACGCCTACCTCATCACCGGCTCGAACACGACCGAATCCCATCCCGTTCTGGCGACGCGGATCAAGCAAAACGTCCGTGATGGTGCCGACCTGCTCGTGTTCGATCCGCGCAAGGTCGGAGTCGCCGAACACGCCGACCAGTACACCCGGACCAGACCCGGCTACGACGTTGCCTGGATCAACGGGCTGATTCGGTACGTCGTCGAACACGACCTCCACGACGAGGCGTTCGTCGAGCGCAACACCACCGGCTTCGTGGACCTCCGCGAGAAGGTCGAGCCGTACACGCCCGAGCGAGTCGAGGAACTGACCGGCGTTCCGGCGGACGAACTCGAGTCGGCCGCCGAGACGCTCGCGGCGGCCGACACCGTCGTCTTCGGATGGGCGATGGGAATGACCCAGTCCAGCCACGGCACGCAGAACGTCCTCGCGCTCGCGAACCTCGCGCTCGCGCTCGGTCAGGTCGGGAAACCGGGTGCCGGCCTCTCCCCGTTCCGCGGCCAGAACAACGTTCAGGGCGGCGGCGGTGACATGGGAACGTTGCCCGGGAGCCTCCCCGGCTATCAGGATCCGGCCGACGACGACGTCGGAGCGACGTTCGCGGACGCCTGGGGCGAGCGGCCGCCGGCAGAACCGGGACTCACGGTGCCGGAGATGTTCGACGAAGCCAACGCCGGAAATCTTCGGGGGATGTACGTCGTCGGCGAAAACCCGGCGCTCTCCGAACCGGACGTCGATCACGCGGGGGAGGCCCTCGAGGCGCTCGAGTTCCTCGTCGTCCAAGACATCTTCATGACCGAGACGGCCGAACACGCCGACGTGGTGCTCCCTGCGGCGACGTCGCCGGAGAAACACGGAACGTTCACGAACACGGAGCGGCGAATCCAGCGCGTCCGGCCGACGGCCGAACCGCCCGGAACCGCGCGCCAGGACTGGGAGATCACCCAGGAACTCGCGAACCGGCTCGGACGCGACTGGGCGTACGATCACCCACGGGAGATCATGGACGAGATCAGCGACCTCGTGCCGATCTACGGCGGCGTCAGCTACGAGCGACTCGAGGAGGGGCCCCAGCACGGCCTCCAGTGGCCCTGCCCCACCGAAGATCACCCGGGAACTCCGTACCTGTACGACTACGAGGACGGAAACTTCAACTTCGACGACGGACTCGCGCGGTTCGTCCCGGCGGACAGCGGCCACCCCGGCGAGATTCCCGACGAGGAGTATCCGCTCACGCTCACGTCCGGTCGCGTCCTCTATCACTGGCATACGGGACAACTCACCCGCCGCGTGGAGGGGCTCATGAGCCACGTCGGGGAGAGCTTCGTCGAGATCCATCCGGAGCTGGCCGCGAAACTCGACGTCGCCGACGGGGACTACGTTCGCGTCGAGTCCCGCCGGGGTGAGATCGTCGTCAGAGCGCGGGTCTCCGACCGCGTCGACGCGGGAACGCTGTTCATCCCGATGCACTTTGCCGCCGGCGCGGTCAACAAACTCACCCAGAAGACGTTCGACCCCCGGTCGGGGATCCCCGAGTACAAGGTCTCGAGCGTCCGCGTCGAAGCGCTCGGCCCGGAGACCGACGCGGACGTGCTTCGGACGCCCGACGTCGGTGCGGGCGGCGGAACGGCCGTCGACGACTGA
- a CDS encoding VOC family protein — translation MVVDNMGLDHVAIKVRDIEQTIEFYTDVMNMAVSDRIGDTVAFLRTPAVSEQADHHEMNITQYSDEELDVLEQRGELELDLHEFEEDLPEGGPPMLPTTGPIYHIAFEVPNYQSIRDAADELEARNHPIYRGPGRHGPGNNIFLYFPDPDGYPIELTAKMEEAPEDGGRPARQWPQSPDTWNVWRNAEDL, via the coding sequence ATGGTCGTTGATAATATGGGTCTAGACCACGTAGCGATCAAAGTACGGGATATCGAGCAGACGATCGAGTTCTACACCGACGTGATGAACATGGCGGTGTCGGATCGAATCGGCGACACGGTCGCGTTCTTGCGCACTCCTGCCGTCTCAGAGCAGGCCGACCACCACGAAATGAACATCACGCAGTACTCCGATGAGGAACTCGACGTCCTCGAGCAGCGAGGAGAACTCGAACTCGACCTTCACGAGTTCGAGGAGGATCTCCCCGAGGGCGGACCACCGATGCTCCCCACCACGGGCCCGATCTATCACATCGCGTTCGAAGTTCCGAACTATCAGTCGATCCGGGATGCTGCAGATGAACTCGAGGCTCGAAACCATCCGATTTATCGCGGACCTGGTCGACACGGTCCCGGTAACAACATCTTCCTGTACTTCCCGGATCCGGACGGCTATCCAATCGAGCTAACCGCGAAGATGGAAGAAGCACCGGAGGACGGCGGCCGCCCCGCACGACAGTGGCCGCAGTCCCCCGACACGTGGAACGTCTGGCGTAACGCCGAGGACCTGTAG
- a CDS encoding DMT family transporter translates to MELPVQVLLALGTAAAFATSSVLVRFGVERSTPMAAMFATISVNVVVLWAISLALYDVTVDLWAWRYFILAGLFAPVIGRLCNYIGLERVGVNLTLPISNSNPLVSVVLAILLLGETLTRQGGVGALAAIAGGILLATAGRGDGSAVDVRYRDLLFPIAGAVIYGSVQLLRNVGMELVPEPAVGAAVNLTTSWLVAAAFFAVASNHRAALSIPFADLRYFVLAGIASSLGLICLYAALRSGTVVIVTPILNTTPLFALVFTFVFLREREPFTPQVISGTVLVVVGVGLLATST, encoded by the coding sequence ATGGAGCTTCCAGTTCAGGTCCTTCTCGCGCTCGGGACGGCTGCCGCGTTCGCTACCTCGTCCGTTCTCGTCCGATTCGGAGTCGAACGATCGACGCCGATGGCGGCCATGTTCGCGACGATCAGTGTCAACGTCGTCGTTCTCTGGGCGATCAGCCTCGCGCTCTACGACGTAACGGTCGATCTCTGGGCGTGGCGATACTTCATCCTCGCCGGTCTGTTCGCGCCCGTCATCGGTCGTCTCTGTAACTACATCGGTCTAGAGCGGGTCGGTGTCAATCTCACGCTGCCGATTAGCAATTCGAATCCGCTCGTTTCGGTCGTGCTTGCTATCCTCTTGCTCGGAGAGACGCTGACCCGTCAGGGCGGTGTCGGAGCGCTTGCGGCGATCGCCGGTGGAATCTTACTTGCCACTGCGGGCCGCGGTGATGGTTCTGCAGTTGACGTCCGGTATCGCGATCTACTGTTCCCGATCGCGGGCGCAGTCATCTACGGGAGCGTCCAGCTGTTACGAAACGTGGGAATGGAACTCGTTCCCGAACCCGCCGTCGGTGCCGCGGTCAACCTCACGACGTCCTGGCTCGTCGCGGCCGCATTTTTCGCCGTCGCGTCGAACCACCGAGCGGCGCTGTCGATTCCGTTTGCCGACCTTCGTTACTTCGTTCTCGCCGGAATCGCCTCGAGTCTCGGACTGATCTGTCTGTACGCTGCGTTGCGCTCGGGAACGGTGGTGATCGTCACGCCGATCCTCAATACGACGCCGCTGTTCGCACTCGTATTTACGTTCGTGTTCTTGCGCGAGCGCGAACCGTTTACGCCACAGGTTATCAGCGGCACCGTTCTGGTCGTCGTCGGAGTCGGGCTGTTGGCAACGTCGACGTGA
- a CDS encoding aspartate dehydrogenase has product MTRSIGIFGCGTIATEIARAIADGTLSADLAVVYDRHPENVTAIRDLFDDRSQPTAATQPSELLEADLVLEAAGQTAVEEIAADALAADRDCLLLSVGALAADDLREDVFAAAEESDGRLYAPSGAIAGLDAIKAAALTGDLESVSLTTTKPPAGLEGAPYVVENGIDLSAVDEPTVIFEGPATEAAAAFPSNINVAVALSLAGIGPDETAVRIVADPDEENNVHRISADGDMGHIETTVQNVPSPTNPKTSYLAAISAIEKLRSLETAIDVGT; this is encoded by the coding sequence ATGACGCGATCGATCGGTATCTTTGGCTGTGGAACGATTGCGACCGAAATCGCGCGTGCGATCGCTGATGGCACGCTGTCGGCAGACCTTGCGGTCGTCTACGACCGACATCCGGAGAACGTCACGGCGATTCGAGACCTCTTCGACGACCGGTCCCAACCGACCGCTGCAACCCAGCCGTCGGAACTCCTCGAGGCGGACCTCGTTCTCGAGGCCGCGGGACAGACCGCCGTCGAGGAAATCGCCGCAGATGCGCTCGCTGCCGACCGGGACTGTCTGTTGTTGAGCGTCGGTGCGCTCGCCGCAGACGACCTCCGAGAGGACGTATTTGCCGCCGCAGAGGAGAGCGACGGCCGGCTCTATGCGCCGTCGGGAGCGATCGCCGGCCTCGATGCGATCAAGGCGGCGGCTCTGACAGGTGATCTCGAGTCCGTTTCGCTGACCACGACGAAGCCGCCGGCGGGCCTCGAGGGTGCTCCCTACGTCGTCGAAAACGGGATCGATCTCTCGGCCGTCGACGAGCCGACGGTGATCTTCGAGGGACCGGCGACGGAGGCTGCGGCGGCGTTCCCGTCGAACATCAACGTCGCGGTCGCGCTCAGCCTCGCGGGGATCGGCCCCGACGAGACGGCCGTTCGAATCGTCGCAGATCCCGACGAGGAGAACAACGTCCACCGGATCAGTGCTGACGGAGACATGGGACACATCGAGACGACCGTTCAGAACGTTCCGTCGCCTACGAACCCGAAGACCAGCTATCTGGCGGCGATTTCCGCGATCGAAAAGCTTCGGAGTCTCGAGACGGCGATCGACGTCGGAACGTAA